One genomic segment of Carassius auratus strain Wakin chromosome 29, ASM336829v1, whole genome shotgun sequence includes these proteins:
- the LOC113047858 gene encoding TBC1 domain family member 30 isoform X1, producing MSAVEVAKEELKEIDICDICSDEESGVFLNSGASYLDGFSAFHKWVSTGHSASDGYRECAKTASGSLSKCANVPHGAPAGETRMERAGGGGEVIHEAGVYSDEEDLRVSRASSIVDCLLVELYDTYSNNVRGVDSSTEASSSEAFLGRSNTGSNFLQELQEKHTRRHQMKYLAQKGPEELKWIIQEVKYRIGVQSAKLVRQVKRKDRLRQKFQKNCDIVTACLQAVSQKRRVDTRLKFTIEPSLGKNGFQQWYDALKAVARLPVGIPKEWRKRVWLTLADQYLHSISIDWEKTMRFAFNDRSNPDDDTLGIQIVKDLHRTGCSSYCGQEAEQDRVVLKRVLLAYARWNKTVGYCQGFNVLAALILEVTEGNEGDALKVMIYLIDKVLPDSYFANNLRALSVDMAVFRDLLRLKLPELSQHLHHLQKVANREGGGSYEPPLTNVFTMQWFLTMFATCLPHHTVLKIWDSVFFEGSEMLLRVALAIWAKLGKRIEECQTADEFYSTMGCLTQEMLEHNLIDSNELMQTVYSMAPFPFPQLAELREKYTYNITPFPTPVRANSSLALHGWESDDDADVDDEDSIVTALGCLGPLGGLLAPEIQRYQKHLKDQRAEQSSHGSNMAELSPGAVGAGRAEHQAAINSMMLERMSTDISALKKQYSRIKQKQQQQTGLLYIHTDKCPATSILPSQIGPSPVVNHLLLGRRSRPGQRSSQNGIIHNDGGPQAHSTPSQNQMNRTRHHSPWRTHVRAHRRNIARARAQLGFEDSLEIEDGLTDVSKTEEASEEGRCEDEEQEKVETISSDVSQQDHISGEADDLKEIDNQLSSLQLEPELLPEAPSDPTPQPEAPSDPTPHPETASDPTPHPETASDPTPQPEAPSDPTPHPETASDPLPPTPPESDSNPNTPTPPPEPQPESKPTASASFPFSQRPGSDSSSSESGGSLQRNPSTLAGEPPKPQQIFSPFPCIKTPRKSITARNLGLYGPNARTPSVHFPQMSRGMNCAGSTTKRR from the exons ATGTCTGCAGTGGAAGTGGCCAAAGAGGAACTCAAGGAGATAGACATATGTGACATCTGCTCCGATGAGGAGAGCGGAGTTTTCCTCAACTCAGGTGCGTCGTACCTTGATGGCTTCTCAGCGTTTCACAAATGGGTTTCAACTGGACATTCAGCATCGGATGGATACCGTGAGTGCGCCAAAACAGCTTCAGGCTCACTATCCAAGTGCGCAAATGTGCCTCATGGAGCACCAGCTGGAGAGACCCGTATGGAGAGAGCAGGAGGAGGTGGAGAGGTGATCCATGAAGCAGGTGTGTATTCGGATGAAGAGGATCTGAGAGTGTCCCGAGCATCATCTATAGTGGACTGTCTGTTAGTGGAGCTCTATGACACGTACAGTAATAATGTCAGAGGGGTGGACAGCTCAACGGAAGCCTCCAGCTCAGAAGCCTTCCTGGGAAGAAGTAACACTGGCTCCAACTTCCTCCAAGAACTTCAGGAGAAGCACACGAGACGCCATCAGATGAAATACCTGGCTCAAAAAG GTCCAGAGGAGCTGAAGTGGATCATTCAGGAAGTGAAGTATCGTATTGGTGTGCAGTCGGCCAAACTGGTGCGTCAGGTCAAGAGGAAGGACAGACTTCGGCAGAAGTTTCAGAAGAATTGTGATATAGTCACCGCCTGCCTGCAAGCCGTCTCCCAGAAAAGAC GGGTGGACACCAGGTTGAAGTTCACTATCGAACCTTCTTTAGGCAAGAACGGCTTTCAGCAA TGGTACGACGCACTGAAAGCAGTGGCCAGACTCCCAGTAGGGATTCCCAAAGAGTGGAGGAAGAGG gtCTGGTTGACCCTGGCTGACCAGTACCTCCACAGCATCTCCATAGACTGGGAGAAAACGATGAGATTCGCCTTCAATGATCGCAGCAATCCAGATGATGACACTTTGGGAATCCAAATTGTAAag GACCTGCACAGGACGGGCTGCAGTTCATACTGTGGCCAGGAGGCGGAGCAGGATCGCGTGGTGCTGAAGCGGGTGCTTCTGGCATACGCCCGCTGGAACAAGACTGTCGGATACTGTCAGGGCTTCAATGTTCTGGCTGCCCTCATCCTGGAGGTCACAGAGGGAAATGAAGGAGATGCGTTGAAG GTGATGATCTATTTGATTGATAAAGTGCTTCCCGATAGTTACTTTGCCAATAACCTGCGTGCCCTCTCAGTGGACATGGCTGTGTTTAGAGATCTGCTACGACTCAAGCTTCCAGAACTTTCTCAGCATCTCCACCATCTCCAGAAAGTAGCCAATCGGGAAGGAGGAG GCAGCTATGAGCCTCCGCTCACCAACGTCTTCACCATGCAGTGGTTTCTGACCATGTTTGCCACATGTTTGCCCCATCACACCGTTCTGAAGATTTGGGACTCCGTCTTCTTTGAGGGCTCTGAAATGCTGCTGCGTGTAGCTCTCGCCATCTGGGCCAAACTCGGAAA gcgaatTGAGGAGTGCCAGACTGCTGATGAGTTTTATAGTACTATGGGTTGCTTGACACAGGAAATGCTGGAGCACAACCTTATCGACTCCAATGAACTCATGCAG ACGGTTTACTCCATGGCTCCGTTCCCGTTCCCCCAGCTGGCTGAGCTCCGGGAGAAATACACCTACAACATCACCCCGTTCCCGACCCCTGTCAGAGCGAACAGCAG TCTGGCCCTCCATGGATGGGAGAGTGATGATGATGCTGACGTGGATGATGAAGACTCTATTGTCACTGCTCTGGGGTGCCTGGGGCCTCTTGGAGGACTTCTGGCTCCTGAGATCCAAAGATACCAAAAGCACCTTAAAG ATCAGAGAGCGGAGCAGAGCTCTCACGGCAGTAACATGGCCGAGCTGAGTCCCGGGGCGGTGGGCGCGGGGCGAGCCGAGCACCAGGCGGCCATCAACAGCATGATGCTGGAGCGCATGAGCACTGACATCAGCGCGCTGAAGAAACAGTACTCGCGCATCAAACAGAAGCAACAGCAGCAGACCGGACTACTATACATCCACACAG ATAAGTGTCCAGCCACCAGTATCCTTCCCTCCCAAATCGGTCCATCCCCTGTGGTCAACCATCTTCTTCTGGGCAGGAGGTCCAGACCCGGTCAGCGATCCTCACAGAATGGTATCATTCATAATGATGGAGGTCCTCAAGCCCACTCCACACCCAGCCAGAATCAGATGAATCGGACCAGACATCATTCACCCTGGCGTACACATGTGCGTGCGCACCGAAGGAACATCGCCAGGGCGCGAGCGCAACTTGGATTTGAAGATTCTTTAGAGATAGAAGACGGACTTACTGATGTGAGCAAAACAGAAGAAGCATCTGAAGAGGGAAGATGTGAGGATGAAGAGCAAGAGAAGGTGGAGACCATAAGCTCAGATGTCTCTCAGCAAGACCACATCTCTGGAGAAGCAGATGATCTCAAAGAGATCGACAACCAGTTGTCTTCTCTGCAACTGGAACCAGAACTTTTACCAGAAGCACCTTCTGATCCAACTCCTCAACCAGAAGCACCTTCTGATCCAACTCCTCACCCAGAAACAGCTTCTGATCCAACTCCTCACCCAGAAACAGCTTCTGATCCAACTCCTCAACCAGAAGCACCTTCTGATCCAACTCCTCACCCAGAAACCGCTTCTGATCCACTTCCACCAACTCCACCAGAATCAGATTCGAATCCGAATACACCGACTCCACCACCAGAACCGCAGCCCGAGTCCAAACCCACGGCCTCTGCTTCATTTCCATTCTCCCAGCGACCAGGTTCAGACTCCTCCAGCTCAGAAAGTGGAGGCTCCCTCCAAAGAAACCCTTCAACGTTGGCAGGGGAACCTCCAAAACCACAGCAGATCTTCTCCCCGTTCCCTTGCATCAAAACCCCTCGCAAGTCCATCACTGCGAGAAACTTGGGCCTCTACGGTCCAAACGCCAGGACTCCCAGTGTGCATTTCCCCCAGATGAGCAGAGGCATGAACTGTGCTGGAAGCACCACAAAGCGCCGATGA
- the LOC113047858 gene encoding TBC1 domain family member 30 isoform X2, which produces MKQERFVSSKRSRVCVKRQNAAGGVGNIISNVLKKRNGISRRAPRLLCTLEPGVDTRLKFTIEPSLGKNGFQQWYDALKAVARLPVGIPKEWRKRVWLTLADQYLHSISIDWEKTMRFAFNDRSNPDDDTLGIQIVKDLHRTGCSSYCGQEAEQDRVVLKRVLLAYARWNKTVGYCQGFNVLAALILEVTEGNEGDALKVMIYLIDKVLPDSYFANNLRALSVDMAVFRDLLRLKLPELSQHLHHLQKVANREGGGSYEPPLTNVFTMQWFLTMFATCLPHHTVLKIWDSVFFEGSEMLLRVALAIWAKLGKRIEECQTADEFYSTMGCLTQEMLEHNLIDSNELMQTVYSMAPFPFPQLAELREKYTYNITPFPTPVRANSSLALHGWESDDDADVDDEDSIVTALGCLGPLGGLLAPEIQRYQKHLKDQRAEQSSHGSNMAELSPGAVGAGRAEHQAAINSMMLERMSTDISALKKQYSRIKQKQQQQTGLLYIHTDKCPATSILPSQIGPSPVVNHLLLGRRSRPGQRSSQNGIIHNDGGPQAHSTPSQNQMNRTRHHSPWRTHVRAHRRNIARARAQLGFEDSLEIEDGLTDVSKTEEASEEGRCEDEEQEKVETISSDVSQQDHISGEADDLKEIDNQLSSLQLEPELLPEAPSDPTPQPEAPSDPTPHPETASDPTPHPETASDPTPQPEAPSDPTPHPETASDPLPPTPPESDSNPNTPTPPPEPQPESKPTASASFPFSQRPGSDSSSSESGGSLQRNPSTLAGEPPKPQQIFSPFPCIKTPRKSITARNLGLYGPNARTPSVHFPQMSRGMNCAGSTTKRR; this is translated from the exons ATGAAGCAGGAAAGGTTTGTTTCCTCTAAGAGGTCGAGGGTTTGTGTGAAACGACAGAATGCAGCTGGAGGAGTCGGTAATATTATCAGTAATGTGCTGAAGAAACGCAACGGCATTTCTAGAAGAGCACCGCGCCTGCTGTGCACCCTAGAGCCAG GGGTGGACACCAGGTTGAAGTTCACTATCGAACCTTCTTTAGGCAAGAACGGCTTTCAGCAA TGGTACGACGCACTGAAAGCAGTGGCCAGACTCCCAGTAGGGATTCCCAAAGAGTGGAGGAAGAGG gtCTGGTTGACCCTGGCTGACCAGTACCTCCACAGCATCTCCATAGACTGGGAGAAAACGATGAGATTCGCCTTCAATGATCGCAGCAATCCAGATGATGACACTTTGGGAATCCAAATTGTAAag GACCTGCACAGGACGGGCTGCAGTTCATACTGTGGCCAGGAGGCGGAGCAGGATCGCGTGGTGCTGAAGCGGGTGCTTCTGGCATACGCCCGCTGGAACAAGACTGTCGGATACTGTCAGGGCTTCAATGTTCTGGCTGCCCTCATCCTGGAGGTCACAGAGGGAAATGAAGGAGATGCGTTGAAG GTGATGATCTATTTGATTGATAAAGTGCTTCCCGATAGTTACTTTGCCAATAACCTGCGTGCCCTCTCAGTGGACATGGCTGTGTTTAGAGATCTGCTACGACTCAAGCTTCCAGAACTTTCTCAGCATCTCCACCATCTCCAGAAAGTAGCCAATCGGGAAGGAGGAG GCAGCTATGAGCCTCCGCTCACCAACGTCTTCACCATGCAGTGGTTTCTGACCATGTTTGCCACATGTTTGCCCCATCACACCGTTCTGAAGATTTGGGACTCCGTCTTCTTTGAGGGCTCTGAAATGCTGCTGCGTGTAGCTCTCGCCATCTGGGCCAAACTCGGAAA gcgaatTGAGGAGTGCCAGACTGCTGATGAGTTTTATAGTACTATGGGTTGCTTGACACAGGAAATGCTGGAGCACAACCTTATCGACTCCAATGAACTCATGCAG ACGGTTTACTCCATGGCTCCGTTCCCGTTCCCCCAGCTGGCTGAGCTCCGGGAGAAATACACCTACAACATCACCCCGTTCCCGACCCCTGTCAGAGCGAACAGCAG TCTGGCCCTCCATGGATGGGAGAGTGATGATGATGCTGACGTGGATGATGAAGACTCTATTGTCACTGCTCTGGGGTGCCTGGGGCCTCTTGGAGGACTTCTGGCTCCTGAGATCCAAAGATACCAAAAGCACCTTAAAG ATCAGAGAGCGGAGCAGAGCTCTCACGGCAGTAACATGGCCGAGCTGAGTCCCGGGGCGGTGGGCGCGGGGCGAGCCGAGCACCAGGCGGCCATCAACAGCATGATGCTGGAGCGCATGAGCACTGACATCAGCGCGCTGAAGAAACAGTACTCGCGCATCAAACAGAAGCAACAGCAGCAGACCGGACTACTATACATCCACACAG ATAAGTGTCCAGCCACCAGTATCCTTCCCTCCCAAATCGGTCCATCCCCTGTGGTCAACCATCTTCTTCTGGGCAGGAGGTCCAGACCCGGTCAGCGATCCTCACAGAATGGTATCATTCATAATGATGGAGGTCCTCAAGCCCACTCCACACCCAGCCAGAATCAGATGAATCGGACCAGACATCATTCACCCTGGCGTACACATGTGCGTGCGCACCGAAGGAACATCGCCAGGGCGCGAGCGCAACTTGGATTTGAAGATTCTTTAGAGATAGAAGACGGACTTACTGATGTGAGCAAAACAGAAGAAGCATCTGAAGAGGGAAGATGTGAGGATGAAGAGCAAGAGAAGGTGGAGACCATAAGCTCAGATGTCTCTCAGCAAGACCACATCTCTGGAGAAGCAGATGATCTCAAAGAGATCGACAACCAGTTGTCTTCTCTGCAACTGGAACCAGAACTTTTACCAGAAGCACCTTCTGATCCAACTCCTCAACCAGAAGCACCTTCTGATCCAACTCCTCACCCAGAAACAGCTTCTGATCCAACTCCTCACCCAGAAACAGCTTCTGATCCAACTCCTCAACCAGAAGCACCTTCTGATCCAACTCCTCACCCAGAAACCGCTTCTGATCCACTTCCACCAACTCCACCAGAATCAGATTCGAATCCGAATACACCGACTCCACCACCAGAACCGCAGCCCGAGTCCAAACCCACGGCCTCTGCTTCATTTCCATTCTCCCAGCGACCAGGTTCAGACTCCTCCAGCTCAGAAAGTGGAGGCTCCCTCCAAAGAAACCCTTCAACGTTGGCAGGGGAACCTCCAAAACCACAGCAGATCTTCTCCCCGTTCCCTTGCATCAAAACCCCTCGCAAGTCCATCACTGCGAGAAACTTGGGCCTCTACGGTCCAAACGCCAGGACTCCCAGTGTGCATTTCCCCCAGATGAGCAGAGGCATGAACTGTGCTGGAAGCACCACAAAGCGCCGATGA
- the LOC113047860 gene encoding N-acetylglucosamine-6-sulfatase-like isoform X1, translating to MALFDFNSASKMGSSPLVILRFILICVTLHCNNARMNPRPNIVLILTDDLDVSIGGMMPLVKTKKLIGDAGITFTNTFVASPLCCPSRASILTGKYPHNHHVVNNTLEGNCSSTAWQKTQEPETFPAFLQKHGTYQTFFAGKYLNEYGNKKAGGVEHVPLGWDHWFALERNSKYYNYTLSVNGRAQRHGQIYSEDYLTDVLANISIDFLESKSNRRPFFMMVSTPAPHSPWTAAPQYESRFPNVKAPRDPNFNMHGKDKHWLIRQAKTPMTNSSVEFLDDAYRKRWRTLLSVDDLVEKVVGKLDVSGELSNTYIIFTSDNGYHTGQFSLPMDKRQLYEFDIRVPLLVRGPNIKPNQTSPFLIANVDLGPTILDIAGYNVNETQMDGMSFLHIMAGKGNRSTWRSDVLVEYEGEGSNISDPACPLLGPGVSECFPDCVCEDSYNNTYACVRTVSQAANLQYCEFDDNQVFVEVYNLTADPFQLSNIARSIDQEVLEKMNHRLMMLQSCSGQSCRTPGVYDSQFRFDPQLMFSSLVPHRNKRRQTLT from the exons ATggctttatttgattttaattcgGCGTCAAAGATGGGTTCGTCTCCGTTAGTAATATTACGTTTTATTCTCATCTGCGTCACTTTGCATTGTAACAATGCTAGAATGAATCCCAGACCGAATATAGTTTTAATCCTGACTGATGATCTAGATGTCTCTATTGGCGGAATG ATGCCTTTAGTGAAGACTAAAAAGCTGATAGGTGATGCTGGGATAACCTTTACAAACACG TTTGTCGCCAGTCCCCTTTGCTGTCCCAGCCGGGCGAGCATCCTGACGGGTAAATATCCTCATAACCATCATGTGGTCAACAACACACTGGAGGGCAATTGCAGCAGCACTGCATGGCAGAAGACCCAAGAGCCCGAGACTTTCCCTGCTTTCCTTCAGAAACACGGCACATATCAGACCTTCTTTGCTGGGAAGTATCTTAATGAG TACGGCAATAAAAAAGCAGGAGGTGTGGAGCATGTTCCTCTGGGATGGGATCACTGGTTCGCCTTG GAGAGAAACTCCAAATACTACAACTACACACTGTCAGTGAACGGCAGGGCGCAGCGGCACGGACAGATCTACAGCGAGGATTACCTTACAGATGTTCTG GCCAATATTTCCATTGACTTCCTGGAAAGCAAATCTAACCGCAGGCCTTTCTTCATGATGGTGTCCACACCGGCCCCGCACTCGCCCTGGACGGCCGCTCCTCAGTACGAGAGCAGGTTCCCCAACGTTAAAGCACCAAGAGACCCTAACTTTAACATGCACGGGAAG GACAAGCACTGGCTCATCAGACAAGCAAAAACACCCATGACAAACTCTTCAGTGGAGTTCTTGGATGACGCTTATAGAAAACG GTGGCGCACTTTACTATCAGTAGATGACCTGGTGGAGAAGGTGGTGGGAAAGTTGGACGTCAGTGGAGAGCTTAGCAACACCTACATTATTTTCACCTCCGACAATGGGTACCACACAG GCCAGTTTTCTCTTCCGATGGACAAGAGGCAACTCTATGAATTTGATATCAGAGTTCCTCTTCTGGTGCGAGGGCCTAATATCAAACCCAACCAGACAAGCCCG TTTCTTATAGCAAATGTGGATTTGGGTCCAACAATTCTGGACATCGCAGGATATAACGTCAATGAAACTCAGATGGACGGGATGTCATTTCTTCATATCATG GCTGGGAAAGGAAACCGCAGCACGTGGAGATCTGATGTACTGGTGGAATATGAGGGAGAGGGAAGCAACATCTCAGACCCAGCCTGTCCTCTGCTGGGCCCCGGGGTCTCG GAGTGCTTtcctgactgtgtgtgtgaagacTCGTACAATAACACGTACGCCTGTGTTCGTACAGTGTCACAGGCCGCCAACTTACAGTACTGTGAATTCGACGATAACCAG GTGTTTGTGGAGGTCTATAACCTGACAGCAGACCCGTTTCAGCTGAGTAACATCGCCAGGAGCATCGATCAGGAAGTCCTGGAGAAGATGAACCACCGTCTCATGATGCTGCAGTCGTGCTCGGGACAGTCCTGCAGAACGCCAGGCGTCTACGACTCCCA GTTTAGGTTTGATCCTCAGTTAATGTTCAGCAGCCTTGTGCCACACAGAAACAAGCGACGACAGACGCTGACGTAG
- the LOC113047860 gene encoding N-acetylglucosamine-6-sulfatase-like isoform X2 produces the protein MALFDFNSASKMGSSPLVILRFILICVTLHCNNARMNPRPNIVLILTDDLDVSIGGMMPLVKTKKLIGDAGITFTNTFVASPLCCPSRASILTGKYPHNHHVVNNTLEGNCSSTAWQKTQEPETFPAFLQKHGTYQTFFAGKYLNEYGNKKAGGVEHVPLGWDHWFALERNSKYYNYTLSVNGRAQRHGQIYSEDYLTDVLANISIDFLESKSNRRPFFMMVSTPAPHSPWTAAPQYESRFPNVKAPRDPNFNMHGKDKHWLIRQAKTPMTNSSVEFLDDAYRKRWRTLLSVDDLVEKVVGKLDVSGELSNTYIIFTSDNGYHTGQFSLPMDKRQLYEFDIRVPLLVRGPNIKPNQTSPFLIANVDLGPTILDIAGYNVNETQMDGMSFLHIMAGKGNRSTWRSDVLVEYEGEGSNISDPACPLLGPGVSECFPDCVCEDSYNNTYACVRTVSQAANLQYCEFDDNQVFVEVYNLTADPFQLSNIARSIDQEVLEKMNHRLMMLQSCSGQSCRTPGVYDSQNKRRQTLT, from the exons ATggctttatttgattttaattcgGCGTCAAAGATGGGTTCGTCTCCGTTAGTAATATTACGTTTTATTCTCATCTGCGTCACTTTGCATTGTAACAATGCTAGAATGAATCCCAGACCGAATATAGTTTTAATCCTGACTGATGATCTAGATGTCTCTATTGGCGGAATG ATGCCTTTAGTGAAGACTAAAAAGCTGATAGGTGATGCTGGGATAACCTTTACAAACACG TTTGTCGCCAGTCCCCTTTGCTGTCCCAGCCGGGCGAGCATCCTGACGGGTAAATATCCTCATAACCATCATGTGGTCAACAACACACTGGAGGGCAATTGCAGCAGCACTGCATGGCAGAAGACCCAAGAGCCCGAGACTTTCCCTGCTTTCCTTCAGAAACACGGCACATATCAGACCTTCTTTGCTGGGAAGTATCTTAATGAG TACGGCAATAAAAAAGCAGGAGGTGTGGAGCATGTTCCTCTGGGATGGGATCACTGGTTCGCCTTG GAGAGAAACTCCAAATACTACAACTACACACTGTCAGTGAACGGCAGGGCGCAGCGGCACGGACAGATCTACAGCGAGGATTACCTTACAGATGTTCTG GCCAATATTTCCATTGACTTCCTGGAAAGCAAATCTAACCGCAGGCCTTTCTTCATGATGGTGTCCACACCGGCCCCGCACTCGCCCTGGACGGCCGCTCCTCAGTACGAGAGCAGGTTCCCCAACGTTAAAGCACCAAGAGACCCTAACTTTAACATGCACGGGAAG GACAAGCACTGGCTCATCAGACAAGCAAAAACACCCATGACAAACTCTTCAGTGGAGTTCTTGGATGACGCTTATAGAAAACG GTGGCGCACTTTACTATCAGTAGATGACCTGGTGGAGAAGGTGGTGGGAAAGTTGGACGTCAGTGGAGAGCTTAGCAACACCTACATTATTTTCACCTCCGACAATGGGTACCACACAG GCCAGTTTTCTCTTCCGATGGACAAGAGGCAACTCTATGAATTTGATATCAGAGTTCCTCTTCTGGTGCGAGGGCCTAATATCAAACCCAACCAGACAAGCCCG TTTCTTATAGCAAATGTGGATTTGGGTCCAACAATTCTGGACATCGCAGGATATAACGTCAATGAAACTCAGATGGACGGGATGTCATTTCTTCATATCATG GCTGGGAAAGGAAACCGCAGCACGTGGAGATCTGATGTACTGGTGGAATATGAGGGAGAGGGAAGCAACATCTCAGACCCAGCCTGTCCTCTGCTGGGCCCCGGGGTCTCG GAGTGCTTtcctgactgtgtgtgtgaagacTCGTACAATAACACGTACGCCTGTGTTCGTACAGTGTCACAGGCCGCCAACTTACAGTACTGTGAATTCGACGATAACCAG GTGTTTGTGGAGGTCTATAACCTGACAGCAGACCCGTTTCAGCTGAGTAACATCGCCAGGAGCATCGATCAGGAAGTCCTGGAGAAGATGAACCACCGTCTCATGATGCTGCAGTCGTGCTCGGGACAGTCCTGCAGAACGCCAGGCGTCTACGACTCCCA AAACAAGCGACGACAGACGCTGACGTAG